The genomic stretch CGCTCCTTGCACAAAGCCCAGATTATTGATTTCCATAGGAGAATACTCCTTTCTGTTAAGACCCGGAATTAAATAATCCCGATATACTTTCTGTACTTTACTGGTATTGCGCGCTAAAATAAATCCTGTGTTCCAGTTAAATTTTTCATTGCTAATCCAGTCGGCATGTAAGCTTATTTCTATTCCTTTATTGTTAATGTCTGCACTATTTATTATCGAAGGGCTGGTGCCGATGGTTGGGTCAATCTGCGCACTACTCATAGCATCAGTAGTTTTTTTATTGTAAAAATCTACACTTCCGTAAATGTGTTTAAACAAAGCATAGTCCAGGCCTATATTGAAATTATTAGTTTGCTCCCAACGCAAACTCCTGTTGGCATTAGATTTCAATACTAAGGAAGAAGTATATGGAGATGTATAAATATTTGTTTGAGATTCTGCAATTACCTCAGGCAGCGATGATTTTGCCACATTCCCGTTGAAGCCATCGGCTATGCGCAGCTTCAGCATTTTTATCCATGAAACATTTTCCATAAATTTTTCTTTATTAATGTTCCATGCTGCACCAACCGACCACAAAGGTTTGTATTTATATTTAGGATCTGTGCCAAAAAGATTGGACTGGTCTATACGCACACTTCCTGTAACGGAATAAGTATTTCTAAATGAATAAACAATATTGGTATAGCCCGATAAATACCTGTCTTTTGAATAGGACTGGTCGAAAAAATCGGAATAATTGTATGAACCAAATGAGGAACCGAAAAACGCACCTGTTATATTTCCACTAAAAAGGCCACCGTAATCAACAGGCTGCTGTAACAATGTTTGATCATCGTAACCGAAATAGGAAGCTATGTTTCCCTCATCTATTACCTGTCTTACCTCCGTTCCCAATATTGCATTAAAAGAATGTTGAGAACCGATAACCTTATTATAATTCAATTGGGCCCTGAGTGTATAACTTGAAAGATTGTCGTGTTGTTGTTTAAGAAAACCTCCTTCCGGAATATTGAATGTAAGTTTTCCCGTATTGTCTTGAGTAACTGCACTATTAATATATTGTCTCGCCTCAGATGAATTTCCGGAAGCATAATGTCTCATATCTGTAACGGATCTTTCATATATACCACCGAAAGACAAATCAAAACCGCTGCCAATAATATAATCAAAGTTGGCAGTAACGCTATTGCTGATAGTGTGTGTTCTATCGGTTACTTCGTTAATTTCACTTAATGGATAATAACGCGCGTCTTCCAATCCTAAAGACATTATGTAATTATTATAAAACGGATTCGCATTTGATCCCTGAGAAACAGACAATGGATTTCCGTTTACATCTTTTAAATGTTCATAAGGATAAAGAGAAGTGATATCAGGTACCGGAGCACCATTGATATATGATTCCTGATAATTGGTTGTCAGTTCCAACGAAAGTTTTTTGGAGAACTTTAAGGTTGTTCGTCCGGTCAGCAAAAGCTTGTAATCATTGTTCTTAATTTGTTCAGCTCTGTTGCCTGTATAGTTTGCAGTAAAATAATAAAGCGCATTAGGATTTCCGCCGGAAACATCTACATTATAAGTTTGCGTTACGGCTGTACGCAGGAAATATTTTCCATAATCTTTGGCGTTGTTATATTCTTCAAGTGCTGCATACGACTGTTGGGCCTGATAAGGTGTAATTACATTTGCCATCTGCTGCGCCAAAATATAATACACAGGAGAAAAAGAAGAACTACGCGTTTTCGTTGAAAGTTGCCCCCATGTGTCAGCATTAACTACGTAATTATTTTTCTGATAGTTTGTAACAATAGCTGAAGCATCATCTGCCCAACGGTATCGCGTATAATTTTCTTTAGGCGTAATCCCTACCGTAGCACGAAACGAAATCAAAGGTTTTCCAACCTTCGCTTGTTTTCTTTCTATCACAATCACACCATTTGAAGCCCGCACTCCGTATATGGCTGCGGCTGCGGCATCTTTTAATACGGTAACGGATTTGATTTCGTTAGGATCAATCATGTCCATCGTAAGTTCCGTAGGATAGCCATCCACCACAATCAATGGTTGCGAATTTGCAGAGATAGTAGAAATGCCGCGAATATTGAAAAGACTGTGGGAAGATTGATTGCCATTCGCGTCCTGAAAATTAAATTGCACATTAGGGTTAATCATTAACCCCGGTATTTTATTGACCAAGCCGTCTATAAAACTCGTACTGATTCTCGATTCATAGTCTTTTGTGGTTATTTGCGAAACGGCACCCGTACTTTGTTCCGGCTTAATTCTTTGATAACCTGTATTTATCGAACCTATTGACAGTGATTCTAATTCATGAACCTGTGCTTCTAATACAACATTGACTTCAGAATCATTTCCTATTTCAATTATTTTTTGCTTATAGCCTATATAAGAAAATAATAGTTTTTCGCCTTTTTGCGCAGCAATTTCAAAATCTCCATTTTCATTTGACACTGTGTATATGACAGATTCAAACTCACCCTTCCTGTCAATAACAATACTTACACCTTGCAGTGGTTTTCCGGCAGAATCGGTTATATGACCGTGAACAGAAACCTGATATGTTTTTTGAATTGCAACTGCATCTTTTCGAATCTCAGTATGCTCATCTTTAAGTTGTACAACAATATTTTTGTTGACAATTTTATACTGTAACGGTTGGTTGGCAAAGCATTTGTCCAGCGCCTTTTTTAAGGGAACTTCTTTCAGATTTAAGGTTACCGGAGTTGCCTTATTGAATAAGGCATAATTATAAAAAAATGCATACCCGCTTTGGGCCTCTATTTTTCTGAAAACATCGGTCAGAGGAGCTTTTTTTACAGATAAAGTGATTGTCTGTGACAATCCTTTAGCGCTTACCTGCAAGCAACCGATAATCAATATAGTTGTAATAATTTTCATAATACATATCGGGATTTTTTTTAGCAGTAACCGTCGCCGCAAGGCAGGGAGTTTTGTTGCATTTAATTGCATAGTTTTGCATTGTTTGTGTGATAAATAAAAAGCATTCTAACCGTTTGTATTTTTAAGTCATTCAAACATATTTGCCGCTCTGCCTCTCACCGCAGGGCGGTTTTGTTATAAATAACTTTTTAGTATTTCTATTTCATAATAATCAGATTTTTATCTTCCATACGATAGCGAATATTGCTGTAAGACAATATTTTCAAAACTTCGGATAAGTTACAATCCCGGGTAATTTTTCCGCCGAAATGCATATCGGGGACATTTCCTTCATATTCAACATTCACGTCATACCACCTGCTGATTTGGCGCATAATGCCTTGCAGGTTTTCTCCGTCTTCAAAATCAAAGTAGCCGTTCTTCCAGGCTACGGAAGATTCTATATCAGTGTCGGTCGTAACTTTAACAATGCCGATATTGTTTATTTGCCCCTGCTGCCCGGGAACTAATATTGTGCTTGCTTTATTCGTATTTATTCTCACTTTTCCTTCGAGCAGGGACACTTTCATATTTGGTTCATCTGAATATGCATTGATATTAAAATGTGTTCCCACATCTTCAACAATACTATTTCCCGTTTTCACACGAAACGGCAATTTGTCGTTATGGATAACTTCAAAATACGCTTCGCCCGTTATTTCCACGACTCTTTCTTTCCCGGCAAATGCAACCGGGTAACGTATAGACGATGCTGCATTCAGCCAAACTTTTGAACCGTCCGGTAGTATCAATTTATACTGCCCGCCTCTCGGCGTGGATAAAATATTATATCCCACAGAAGCAAGATTTCCATCTTTATTATTACGCTGATAAGTCAATAAACCGCTATCAGTCTTTACAATGTTACATCCAATTTGATTAACTACCAGTCCCTTCCGGACACTATCCAACATTACCTTACTCCCGTCAGCTAAAGTCAATATTGCTTTGTTGCCACCGGGCGCTATGTCATGTTCTGCTACCGACGCGGCTATTGCTTTTTCATTTTTTCCGGCTTGGTGCATAACCGCTTGGCGAATACCAAACATTATGATAAACAATGCAGCAATTGATATTGCAACTTTATACCAATTGATTTTAAAAATTTTAGTTTTACTACCCAGATTTAATTCCCGGTCTAACTTATTTTTAATATTTATTTTAATCAGCTCTGCGGTAGCTTCATCAATATTCCATTCGGTTTTATCCAATACATTTTGATACCACGATTCTATGGTTTCTTTTTCTGCGTCATCACAAATACCCATACGGTACTTGTATAACATCAATCTTATCTCATCTATTTTTAACATAAAGCGTATATGTTCTATATATAAGTGTAGAAAAACAGCAGTTGGTGGTAGAAAAAATTTAATTCTTTTTTAAAATACTATAT from Arachidicoccus sp. BS20 encodes the following:
- a CDS encoding SusC/RagA family TonB-linked outer membrane protein; its protein translation is MKIITTILIIGCLQVSAKGLSQTITLSVKKAPLTDVFRKIEAQSGYAFFYNYALFNKATPVTLNLKEVPLKKALDKCFANQPLQYKIVNKNIVVQLKDEHTEIRKDAVAIQKTYQVSVHGHITDSAGKPLQGVSIVIDRKGEFESVIYTVSNENGDFEIAAQKGEKLLFSYIGYKQKIIEIGNDSEVNVVLEAQVHELESLSIGSINTGYQRIKPEQSTGAVSQITTKDYESRISTSFIDGLVNKIPGLMINPNVQFNFQDANGNQSSHSLFNIRGISTISANSQPLIVVDGYPTELTMDMIDPNEIKSVTVLKDAAAAAIYGVRASNGVIVIERKQAKVGKPLISFRATVGITPKENYTRYRWADDASAIVTNYQKNNYVVNADTWGQLSTKTRSSSFSPVYYILAQQMANVITPYQAQQSYAALEEYNNAKDYGKYFLRTAVTQTYNVDVSGGNPNALYYFTANYTGNRAEQIKNNDYKLLLTGRTTLKFSKKLSLELTTNYQESYINGAPVPDITSLYPYEHLKDVNGNPLSVSQGSNANPFYNNYIMSLGLEDARYYPLSEINEVTDRTHTISNSVTANFDYIIGSGFDLSFGGIYERSVTDMRHYASGNSSEARQYINSAVTQDNTGKLTFNIPEGGFLKQQHDNLSSYTLRAQLNYNKVIGSQHSFNAILGTEVRQVIDEGNIASYFGYDDQTLLQQPVDYGGLFSGNITGAFFGSSFGSYNYSDFFDQSYSKDRYLSGYTNIVYSFRNTYSVTGSVRIDQSNLFGTDPKYKYKPLWSVGAAWNINKEKFMENVSWIKMLKLRIADGFNGNVAKSSLPEVIAESQTNIYTSPYTSSLVLKSNANRSLRWEQTNNFNIGLDYALFKHIYGSVDFYNKKTTDAMSSAQIDPTIGTSPSIINSADINNKGIEISLHADWISNEKFNWNTGFILARNTSKVQKVYRDYLIPGLNRKEYSPMEINNLGFVQGAPVGALFAYRYAGLDSLGYPTVKNTKGTIYHTEDNTTGSPTYYTFSNDTSNIVRDMGSSIPTINAGISNRWDIGSFYIYCMLNYYGGFKVFVPRPNPAATRPLKGAGDYWKQPGDETKTDVMALSAYSNYYANGVYNYADKYLVNGDYITLGDIVVSYSMDKNKFIKKIGFSHFEIKLQASNVWTVGLNKYNYSAATGGYQKSYVTPTYTLGIFTNF
- a CDS encoding FecR family protein, which produces MLKIDEIRLMLYKYRMGICDDAEKETIESWYQNVLDKTEWNIDEATAELIKINIKNKLDRELNLGSKTKIFKINWYKVAISIAALFIIMFGIRQAVMHQAGKNEKAIAASVAEHDIAPGGNKAILTLADGSKVMLDSVRKGLVVNQIGCNIVKTDSGLLTYQRNNKDGNLASVGYNILSTPRGGQYKLILPDGSKVWLNAASSIRYPVAFAGKERVVEITGEAYFEVIHNDKLPFRVKTGNSIVEDVGTHFNINAYSDEPNMKVSLLEGKVRINTNKASTILVPGQQGQINNIGIVKVTTDTDIESSVAWKNGYFDFEDGENLQGIMRQISRWYDVNVEYEGNVPDMHFGGKITRDCNLSEVLKILSYSNIRYRMEDKNLIIMK